Proteins found in one Schistocerca serialis cubense isolate TAMUIC-IGC-003099 chromosome 5, iqSchSeri2.2, whole genome shotgun sequence genomic segment:
- the LOC126481630 gene encoding zinc finger protein 345-like isoform X5 yields the protein MDCVNKVNMFDDFAETCVEAEGKLITMMKLMHFRSHSRTQKCGLKNKHMMADSTERNSSCSSVTKNLDDKRTDENEFNLYAASASHVSVKVNGDLIDDSNKNCAPQAVNDVLVKIEASEHKSQLEKNNTQEANPQVELDTDFVKDLDATEISYCCPLCCQGSVSAQNIVKDLETCTPMESSTYSDMEDEDDDDDEEEDDVDYIDVHIIDDISDESNLVYPSLDNFALSKIDDDSNTTDENYSDWWNMENALENADIIVDTLNPQAGEVYHSFESHGNNQETLIKNFDNVKDVDTEVNYTCIICNNTFPSVDLCLNHAKEHSETDKHPCSLCSTSFKTEADLVNHFKDHQIEEVKLKSRGKRLVCPTCNRRFNGEKTYLQHSCITPETKQFHCKQCTKSYNSEERLAFHMKFHEGARANFCEKCAREFDNECALYYHTRMVHNGERPFACPVCHKRLYSNSRLAAHMRVHTGERPFACEFCGRKFYDRETLKGHYVTHMSVKPYQCDYCGMCCGRLSILKQHIQAHHSDCSTSKRLPSLIHYHCKTCNKTFTSSSDVLNHRSSHWGTKSNSESAQEHACEYCGKSFSVLRALGRHRKREHPDEKPYVCSVCKEASHTLYEARVHRKIHTDSELKLKTKETSDNSVMFVCEACGNIFVDKRTFTKHLREHKPHASYNCKVCGKQFADNQRLTVHMRLHTGEKPYACTVCNKRFTQTSALYTHALLHTGEKPHQCDLCGKAFRIKADRDNHRRTHTGEKPYKCEFCNKQFRTGQVYYQHRMIHTGERRFPCDICGKAFKRSHTLVVHKRIHTGEKPNICDICGKGFRQRSDMRKHRSIHTPAEPS from the coding sequence GTCACATTCAAGAACACAGAAGTGTGGACTAAAGAATAAGCATATGATGGCAGACAGTACAGAGAGAAATTCTTCATGTTCATCAGTAACTAAGAATCTGGACGACAAGAGAACAGATGAAAATGAATTTAATTTATATGCTGCAAGTGCATCTCATGTGAGTGTTAAAGTCAATGGTGATCTCATAGATGACTCAAACAAAAATTGTGCACCGCAAGCAGTGAATGATGTACTGGTAAAAATAGAAGCTTCTGAACACAAAAGTCAGTTGGAGAAAAATAATACACAGGAAGCCAATCCTCAAGTTGAGTTGGATACTGATTTTGTAAAAGATTTAGATGCAACAGAAATTTCTTATTGCTGTCCTCTTTGTTGTCAAGGAAGTGTCAGTGCTCAGAATATTGTCAAAGACCTTGAAACCTGTACTCCTATGGAAAGTTCAACTTATTCTGATATGGAAGATgaagacgacgatgatgatgaagaagaagatgatgttgATTATATAGATGTACATATAATAGATGACATAAGTGATGAATCAAATCTTGTATATCCTTCACTTGATAACTTTGCTTTATCTAAAATTGATGATGATAGTAACACAACAGATGAAAATTATTCTGATTGGTGGAATATGGAAAATGCTTTAGAGAATGCTGATATTATTGTGGATACGTTAAACCCACAAGCAGGTGAAGTGTATCATAGCTTCGAATCTCATGGCAACAACCAAGAAACTCTTATAAAAAACTTTGATAATGTAAAGGATGTAGACACAGAGGTTAACTACACTTGTATAATCTGCAATAATACATTTCCAAGTGTTGATCTTTGCTTGAACCATGCAAAGGAGCACAGTGAGACTGACAAGCATCCATGTAGCTTGTGCAGTACATCTTTTAAAACTGAAGCTGACCTTGTCAACCATTTTAAGGATCACCAGATAGAGGAAGTTAAACTGAAATCAAGAGGTAAGCGTTTGGTCTGCCCTACATGCAATAGGAGATTTAATGGGGAAAAAACATACCTCCAACATTCATGTATTACTCCTGAAACAAAACAGTTTCATTGCAAGCAATGTACAAAGTCGTATAATTCAGAGGAAAGGCTAGCATTTCATATGAAATTCCATGAGGGTGCCAGAGCTAACTTTTGTGaaaaatgtgcaagggaatttgacAATGAATGTGCTTTATACTATCACACTCGTATGGTTCATAATGGTGAGAGACCATTTGCATGTCCAGTTTGTCATAAAAGATTGTACTCCAACTCAAGATTAGCAGCACACATGAGAGTTCACACTGGTGAAAGACCTTTTGCATGTGAATTTTGTGGGCGCAAATTTTATGACAGGGAAACTCTAAAAGGCCACTATGTGACACACATGTCTGTAAAGCCGTATCAGTGTGACTACTGTGGTATGTGTTGTGGACGCTTAAGTATATTAAAACAGCACATTCAGGCACATCATTCTGACTGTAGCACATCCAAACGTTTACCCTCTCTTATACATTATCATTGTAAGACTTGTAACAAAACTTTCACTAGTTCGTCTGATGTCCTGAATCATCGTTCATCTCACTGGGGTACAAAATCTAATTCTGAAAGTGCACAGGAGCATGCTTGTGAATACTGTGGAAAGTCTTTTTCAGTACTTCGTGCATTAGGAAGGCATCGAAAAAGAGAACATCCAGATGAAAAACCTTATGTATGCAGTGTCTGCAAGGAAGCATCTCATACACTTTATGAAGCTCGAGTTCATAGAAAAATACATACAGATAGTGAATTGAAACTGAAaaccaaagaaacttcagataaTTCTGTTATGTTTGTATGTGAAGCCTGTGGCAATATTTTTGTTGACAAACGAACTTTTACAAAACACCTCAGGGAACACAAGCCCCATGCATCTTATAATTGCAAAGTTTGTGGAAAGCAATTTGCAGATAATCAGAGACTCACAGTTCACATGAGACTTCACACAGGAGAAAAACCTTATGCATGTACTGTGTGCAACAAGAGGTTTACACAGACATCTGCCCTATACACACACGCTCTGCTCCACACAGGTGAGAAACCACATCAGTGTGACTTATGTGGTAAAGCTTTTCGTATAAAGGCAGATCGTGATAATCACCGTCGTACCCACACGGGAGAAAAACCATACAAATgtgaattctgcaacaaacagttTCGGACTGGACAAGTGTACTATCAGCATCGCATGATTCACACAGGAGAACGTCGATTTCCTTGTGATATCTGCGGAAAAGCCTTTAAACGTTCCCATACCCTCGTTGTTCATAAAAGGATACACACTGGTGAAAAACCTAATATATGTGATATATGTGGAAAAGGTTTCCGACAGCGTAGTGACATGAGAAAACATAGATCAATACATACTCCAGCTGAACCGTCATGA